ATTTGTTTCAGTCTCTTAAGCTGAGACTCCCAAACCAGCACTTCATGGAAAAGGTCATAGGTCTCTGAACAATAGTTCAATATTGTTTAGCACTCTTACGCATGTGTTTCCTTCAGCATTTGCCTgaacaatacatttacatttacatttaagtcatttagcagacgctacaATAAATGCACTGTTAGGAAGTGGATACTAATTCTTTAGCCCATTAATTGATGGTTGTGCCTTTGGAAGGTGAAGAAAAGGAATAAGGCTAGGacagactgtaaactaggttcaggactgttactgccaccatggattgTAAGCTAGGTTCaagactgttgctgccaccatggattgtaagctaggttcaggactgttgctgccaccatggactttaagctaggttcaggactgttgctgccaccatggactttaagctaggttcaggactgttgctgccaccatggactttaagccaggttcaggactgttgctgccaccatggattttaaactaggttcaggactgttgctgccaccatggcctttaagccaggttcaggactgttgctgccaccatggactttaagccaggttcaggactgttgctgccaccgtggattgtaaactaggttcaggactgttgctgccaccatggattgTAAgccaggttcaggactgttgctgacACCATGGACTTTAAgccaggttcaggactgttactgccaccatggattgTAAgccaggttcaggactgttgctgccaccatggactttaagccaggttcaggactgttactgccaccatggactttaaactaggttcaggactgttgctgccaccatggattgTAAgccaggttcaggactgttgctgccaccatggcctttaagccaggttcaggactgttgctgccaccatggattgTAAACTAGGTttaggactgttgctgccaccatggattgTAAgccaggttcaggactgttgctgccaccatggccTTTAAGCCAGGTTCAGGACTtttgctgccaccatggattgtaagctaggttcaggactgttgctgccaccatggattgTAAACTAGGTTTCCGGACTGCTGCTGCCACCATGGattgtaaactaggttcaggactgttgatgccaccatggattgtaaactaggttcaggactgttactgccaccatggactgtaagccaggttcagcactgttgctgccaccatggactttaagccaggttcaggactgttgctgccaccatggactttaatctaggttcaggactgttgctgccaccatggattgtaagctaggttcaggactgttgctgccaccatggattgTAAgccaggttcaggactgttgctgccaccatggactttaagccaggttcaggactgttgctgccaccatggactttaagctaggttcaggactgttgctgccaccatggattgtaagctaggttcaggactgttgctgccaccatggattgTAAgccaggttcaggactgttgctgccaccatggcctttaagccaggttcaggactgttgctgccaccatggattgtaaactaggttcaggactgttgctgccaccatggattgtaagctaggttcaggactgttgctgccaccatggattgtaaactaggttcaggactgttgctgccaccatggattgtaaactaggttcaggactgttgctgccaccatggattgtaagctaggttcaggactgttgctgccaccatggattgTAAgccaggttcaggactgttgctgccaccatggattgtaagctaggttcaggactgttactgccaccatggctTTAAGCCGAAGTACCTAggagtaatccttctaaccccccatgcccccttagagttagatgcaggACTATTGCTGCTACCGTGGATTGTAATCCACTGGTACAGCACTAAGGTGACTGCCACCATggacttgtaagtcgctctggatcaagagctgttactgccaccatggactgtaaatgTAGGtgtcaggactgttgctgccaccatggattgtaaactaggttcaggatgttgctgccaccatggattgTAAgccaggttcaggactgttgctgccaccatggattgtaagctaggttcaggactgttcaGGCCACCATGGCTTTAAGGAATACGCTCAggagtaatccttctaacccccacCCGCCCCCcaccttagagttagatgcactattgtatcagtggttgttccactggacatcataaggtgaatgcaccaacttgtaagtcgctctggataagagcgtctgctaaatgacttaaatgtaaatgtaaatgttactgccaccatggactgtaagccaggttcagcactgttgctgccaccatggactttaagccaggttcaggactgttactgccaccatggactgtaagctaggttcaggactgttgctgccaccatggattgtaagctaggttcaggactgttgctgccaccatggattgtaagctaggttcaggactgttgctgccaccatggattgtaaactaggttcaggactgttgctgccaccatggattgtaagctaggttcaggactgttgctgccaccatggattgtaagctaggttcaggactgttactgccaccatggcaCATCGGATATAATGCAAATGAAGAGATGGAGCAGGAATAGGGGTATCTATTACACCCACTTGAACACAGGAATGAGCAGCACATGGGGGGAGGGTTTGGATGGAGTTTAGGAGTTGGGGCTTGTAGGTAGGTAAGATGTGTTAGGAGTTGTGGCATGTAAGGCCTTGAGATACAATATGGATATCAAGGATGTGCTGGTCTGGAAGGGAGATACAAAAGGGAAACATTAGAAGCACATTGAAAAGGTGTAGACATGACAAAGTAGTGCCAGGTGACTATGTGGAACAGGCTTAACATATAACTGAGGAGACTGCCAGGATAAACAAAGGAGCAATTAGAATTACCAAACTGAGGACATGAACATCAGAAAGATAACGTAGGGCAACGAAATATATATTAGTGATGTTACATTTGATACAGGAGCTGCGAGGCATGCTTCAAAATCGCTAAGCAGCTCAATTTGAACCTGTTTCACTTGATCAGAAGTATCAATGATCCAAAGCTTCGTTTGATTATGTGATTTTTTTCAAACCGTGTGTTGCAAAACACGAAATCCCACTGATTTCAACATGATTCCAGTGCTCTCTTCGATTCCAAGCTGCTTTCAAACACCGACCTCTACAGTAGTTACAAATATAGGTAGGATTTTGTACAAAAACGTTTACCTTACCGGTAACTTAGCGGGTAGAGTAGGGAACATTCAGGGATGTGAGGGTGTCGAATCGCATTGAAGGCACACTTTAAAAAACTATTTGAAACCACACTTTCTGCATTTGTTTTATTGAATATAGTATATTCATCTGTCTTATGCCATAAATTCAGATTGAAAAATAGTACTTTTGCcacccgggtggcgcagtggtctagagcactgcatcgcagtgctagctgtgccaccagagtctctgggttcgcgcccaggctctgtcgcagctggccgcgaccgggaggtccgtggggcgacgcacaattggcttagcgtccgggttagggagggtttggccggtagggatatccttgtctcatcgcgctccagcgactcctgtggcgggccgggcgcagtgcgcgctaaccgagggggccgggtgcacggtgtttcctctgacacattggtgcggctggcttccgggttggaggcgcgctgtgttaagaagcagtgcggcttggttgggttgtgcttcggaggacgcatggctttcgaccttcgtctctcccgagcccgtacgggagttgtagcgatgagacaagatagtaattactagcgattggataccacgagaaaaggggataaaatttaaaaatagTACTTTTGAAGGCAAAAAAAGGCAAGTAAGATGGAAACTTGGCATTACAACTGATAGTAAGGCTAGTAAAGCCAACAACTTACCCCTGCGCCACAGAGTTAAAAACAGTGGAGAAAGAGAACATCTCTGATAATCAGTGCTATTTATTGTTGACCAACAGATGTCCCTCATTTGCATTGTCAACAGATAATGAAGCTCTGAGCAATGAACTGTTTTTTTGGCACAATATTGTGAAAGCGCTATCCCATcactaatatatatattatttaggaCTTACATTTCTTCAAACATTATAACAACAAAGGACACTTAGTTCATCATATCACGTACAGCGGCAGGATCAGGCCACCATGGCGTCACCCAGCAAGACCTGAACCGAACTGAAATGGTTGGTAGGAATGAACATGAAGCTTatatggggaaacagaagtgtgGAAAAAAGGTAGTGGACAGGTGATTAGGGAGTGGGAACAAAGTGTGGAGCGAAGGGGCGTGACCTGGGGTAAAAAGTAGAGGAGAGGTGATTAGGGAGTGGAGGGAAGTGGCGTGACCTGGGGTAAAAAGTAGAGGAGAGGTGATTAGGGAGTGGAGTGAAGGGGCGTGACCTGGGGTAAAAAGTAGAGGAGAGGTGATTAGGGAGTGGAGTGAAGGGGCGTGACCTGGGGTAAAAGGTAGAGGAGAGGTGATTAGGGAGTGGAGTGAAGGGGCGTGACCTGGGGTAAAAAGTAGAGGAGAGGTGATTAGGGAGTGGAGTGAAGGGGCGTGACCTGGGGTAAAAGGTAGAGGAGAGGTGATTAGGGAGTGGAGTGAAGGGGCGTGACCTGGGGTAAAAGGTAGAGGAGAGGTGATTAGGGAGTGGAGTGAAGGGGCGTGACCTGGGGTAAAAGGTAGAGGAGAGGTGATTAGTGAGTGGGAATAGGTGTGGAGCGAAGGGGCGTGACCTGGGGTAAAAAGTAGAGGAGAGGTGATTAGGGAGTGGAGGGAAGGGGCGTGACCTGGGGTAAAAAGTAGAGGAGAGGTGATTAGGGAGTGGAGGGAAGTGGTGTGACCTGGGGTAAAAAGTAGAGGAGAGGTGATTAGGGAGTGGAGTGAAGGGGCGTGACCTGGGGTAAAAGGTAGAGGAGAGGTGATTAGGGAGTGGAGTGAAGGGGCGTGACCTGGGGTAAAAGGTAGAGGAGAGGTGATTAGGGAGTGGAGTGAAGGGGCGTGACCTGGGGTAAAAAGTAGAGGAGAGGTGATTAGAGGGAAGTggcttttatttaaccaggtaaactGACTAAGAACACAaatctcatttacagcaacaacctggggaatagttacaggggagaggagggggatgaatgaaccaATTGTAAGctagggatgattaggtgaccatgatggtatgaaggacagattgggaatttagccaggacaccagggttaacacccctactcttacaataagtgacttgggatctttagtgaccacagagagtcaggacacccatgtaacatcccatctgaaagacagcatccccaatcactgccctggggcattgggatattttttagaccaatggaaagagtgcctcctactggccctccaacaccacttccagcagcatctggtctcccatccagggactgaccaggaccaaccctgcttagcttcagaagcaagccagcagtgggatgcagggtggtatgctgctggaaaTCAAAAAGGTAGAGGAGAGGTGATTAGGGAGTGGGAATAGGTGTGGAGGGAAGGGGCGTGGCCTAGGGTAATTGGTGTCTTGTAGGGGTGCCATGACCCTTCAAAATAGAAGGGTTATAAGATATACAAGGATGTCCATCTGTCCTCAGAGGGAATGAAGTGAGTGCAATATGAATGCATTTATTCCTCAACATTCAGATTTTTTAGTGCTTGAACACCATTCAATGTCttaaaaagaaaaatgtatcaGTGAACATCTTCAGTATATGTCTAGTTGTCGAGCACCCCTCATATCCCTTTGTTTGCTAGAGCGTGAAAGCTTCCCTAAAGATGTATAGGATGTGTTGACACATTGGAATCCTACAGATTTAACTCCAGCAGATAAGACCCAGCAACCTTGTTATCCAAACTGCCAGTAAGGAACAGCACAATGGTAGCTGTGGTACCAGTCTTTGGGGAAGATTCACTTCTGAGGCAGATTGAGGTTTACAGAATATACATCCCATATATAACCATTCTCCACACCTCTAGGCCACTATCCCATATGGGTTTAAAAACATTAGAATGTTGTAAACCATTAAACGCAATGCAAAGACGCACCAGAAGCTTGGTCCCTTGCAGTACCACAGTGATGTCACACTTTGAAATGCAAATAGTAATGACATCACTGGTCCTCATTAGGGTGGATTTTCTGACAAGTACTCAGCAGGGTGTGAAATGTCAGGTGTGGTTAATATGATAACATCTTGATATTTCAAGTAATTTCTAAGATTGCAGAAGCACAAGAAACGTGTATCAGTTTGGATCATGTCCCTAGACCATTTGAGAAAGTGCTGTCCCTGTCAGGCACCTCCCAGACATGTTTCCCCATGATGTAGcaaaaacaagtgtgtgtgtgtctgtgcgtgtgtgtgtttgtgagggggtgggagagaacacaggtaggctAAGATAAATCACTGAGCATGTCTGTTGCTCATTGACAACCTGACACAATCGTGACCAAGAAGGGGAGCAGACACTCAACAGAATTTCATCCTGTGGAGCTATATGcttatattttttttaagcacAAATATCATAAACAAAAAGAAGGGAATCGAATAAAATCGAAGAGGATACAAGCTAACGATAGGATATCCGATTTTTTCTCGCTTTTCCTTCTGTTTTTATTTACACCAATTACTTGAAAAATCTAAATGGATCCTATACTGGAGGTTGTTTGCTTGCTGCTTGGGTTCATTGGATGGGTGATGGTGGGGATAGCTATACCAAACCGTTACTGGAAGGTTTCAACGGATGACGGGAACGTCATCATTACCTCGAACATCTATGAGAACCTATGGATGTCCTGTGCCACGGACTCAACTGGTGTCCACAACTGCCGCGATTTCCCCTCTCTACTGGCCCTGAACGGCAAGTGCACCCAAGATAATAGGAATCTTtatcaataaaaaaaattgaacaATTGCAATAGAGAAATTAAGAAATAATGTTTGAAGAGTAAATTGATTTATTGCCTGTGATGTTTGATATCGTTTTGTGTAGTTAAACGAATATGTAAAGGCCCATAGGCAATACCTTGACCTTTTTCATTTGTGGTTAAACAAATGATTATCCAAGAACAACATAAATAATCAATCAATTTAGGTTGAATCAAGATGTAATTGGTAAAGATAAAAATCTGCCAAATAATTGATTCTATACAACACAATTCTGGTATTTGATTGTGCCAATTTTCCTTCCCCACTCAGCAAAACAGAAGGCTGTTCCACTTCAATACATCATATCCTTAAATATTTATCATAATTATTAGTTTCAAGTGTGGCTATTAAAATGTGCATTACTCAATATGATTCTGTACAAATCACATGTGAAACCAATTTGATAAtcattgtatttattattacagtatattaaaaaaaacatgtaataGCACTATTAATCTTGATTGTAcaatttgtctttatttttaagcAGGATACATCCAGGCGTCTCGAGCATTGATGATTGCAGCGGTCATTTTTGGATCTATCGGGCTCGTCGCCACCCTGGTCGGGGTACAGTGTTCTAAAGCTGCCGGAGAGGACATGGTTCTAAAGGGTAGAATAGTTGCCGTTGGTGGTGTGCTTTTCTTTCTTCAAGGTAACTGGGCATGCTCAAGTTTACTATAATTAATTACTGCTTCTATGTTTTATAACTGCCAAATCTCAATTTGTCCACAATtaacttctctctctttctcgctctctctcaatttctctctcagGCCTGTGCACAATGATCTCAGTGTCTTGGTATGCTTTCAACATCACCCAGGACTTTTTTAACCCATTATATCCCGGGATAAAGTAAGTGAGAGGAGACTGTTGGCCTATTCCAACTGCAGTAATGAGGCTAGTAGCACACTGCTGCCCTCTGCTGTATTTTAGACAGAAGAGCAGTCTCGCTTCCAAAGCCCGTTTATGAACTTGATTAACTGTAGGAAGTACTGTGTGTTGCAGGTATGAAATCGGAGAGGGCCTCTACATTGGCTGGTGCTCGGCTGTTCTTGCTCTCACTGGAGGGTCATGTTTGACATGTGCCTGCAAACTGGGCACGTCTGAGAAACAGTGAGTTCAgtggatactgtgtgtgtgtctgtatcctTCCTTATCCACATCTATGTGTGTCCTCACCCattcttcctctcttctttcccttCCTCAGACCTTACCCATACCAGCCCAGGGACAGAGTGTACTCTGGAGTTGCTCTATCACGGAGTCAGGCTGCCACTTCCTACGGCCAGGACGCCTATGTCTGAGAAAGAGAGGGCACACCACTGTGGATCACCTTCATTCACCATGTTTAAAACCTACCAGACACTGTTACACGCACAGCTACTGAGGAGGTGTAAGGGACTGTACGTTATTTATAATGAGGGATACATGGAGAAAAATCGGACTTCTCTTAAATGAAAATTAATGTCCCTCCCTTCAGTAAAATATATTACCCGACCCTCCCTGaacataaaaaaaacaagtgATCAACCCCTATACCCACAATAATAATTCAAACAttaagtggatagcagagaacatacCTATAATTTACCCTCAATCctaggacagaccagagccttagatatgccgttttagaaactgttcttcaTTTTATTACTATTACATGACAAACTAGCCAGAAGGTTGTGGATTTGCAGACCACCGCAGACAATGGTAGGGGTGAAAAGATATACATTATAATAAAAACACTGCATGAATCTCTTATTTTCAGGCTGAGAAAAACATGCCTTTTATaaatgcatttcatgcaattctacatgaCTGGTGAcaagcagaatcttttttaatgcCACAACAGAGCATGACACCGAATGAGCGCATGCTGCAGCACCGgagacctttacatttctattcaGGGTATTGTTAAAAAAGATGATAGGAACAGGGCTAAAGTTGTCTATCAATTGTAGAAATGTAGTGCAACAGAACCAGTTACAACTGAAGCAACTGATCATTAATGAATTCAAGAAAAAGCGATATGCACTTGTAACTTTTTTTCATTTGGGAAATCATTTTCTTATTCTATTTTATTCCATGCCATTGTTGTTACAAAACTGTTTTGTGTTGTCTGTGATTAGGGCATGGGAATACAAGAGCATCTGCTACAGTATTCTAAATTAACAAACTAGGCATGCATAGCTCACTGCATGATCCTCAAACCAAAGACTGGCCAAACTCATGTTTCTAAAAGTGAATTCAGAAGGTACTGTAAAATGACTGCACTGTAGAATAAAGGCATTTTGTTTTATTATTCAATAGTAAGGAATCATTTTTTGTATACAGCCTAAATGCAAAATGTATAggcaggctatagccttgaaataataatatagcctaaataataaATTGTTGTTCCTTCTTAGGCTACCTGGCTTGCTCCTGACTGATTTAGAATTAGTATGTTGTTTAATAGCCTGTTGAAATGTCGAACGTCAATTCATAATGACAGAATCACACATTCCTTCCCAAGCAAAGTCATTTTTTTTGCCTCCTCAGGTATAGAACGTTGCAGCGCAGCCTCAATGTCATAGAGACAAACCAAAGATATGCCATGTGCATCGGAGTCACGTCTTCCCCCTGCATCCTATGCTTTAGCCATTTTCTTTAACAAAAGCCACAATACCCTCACATACCCCCTCAATTCGAGCCCTGGTGTTAACACACGACTGAAGGAATTGGTTGACAAAATCTATGGACAGTAGACTATAATTTCGTCTGTCAAACAGGAAGGCATACCTCTTttttcttaaataggaagaaatacgctccaacacaaagccctcttgttatTAGCCTAAAGTCAAATCAAAAACGGTTTAAATGCATTAGGCCTTCTCGAATGAACCTACTCAACACCCATGTTCTGCTGCCGCTTCATAATAATGTAAGTTATGTAAATTACTCGAATATGGCTTATTGTCAAGGTCAGTAACTCTGACAAATAGTTTCATTAGGAAACAAAACAAATAGATTTTTATTCAAATCAATTATAGCAGTAGCAGGATTACCTCCAGTCCTGCTAATCTAAGTGCTCTACCtctcaaactgaacaggacatcagtaggCCTAGTCGCTTGCACAGATATTGCCCCCTGAAGTGCCACCATACACACCACAgtcattggttaggcagcacaacAGGGTTTACATCAGCAAGAGCAGGGCAAGCCGGGGCTCATAATACAGAATGCCTATCCATTGCAGTGTAGtttaatatacaccatcccagcagcacAAAAACTTGGGAAGGAAGTATATTGTCTTAGAAACATAACTTTGCCCTGTGCTTCTCCAAGTATGCTCTTCTTATAGCCTGTAGTATAGGCCAAGGGTAGTACTCAACCCTTACCCTACGAGATCCGGAGCCTGTTGGATTTCTGTTCGACCTGATTTGTTCTACCTGGtctacctggtgtcccaggtctaaatcagtccctgtttAGGAGGAGaacaatgcagtggaactggcttcgaggtccagactTGAGTTTGAGGggtataggctatggatcattttatTGAGACTACACTAGGAGTACTTGATAATTGCACACAGAGCAGAGAATCAGGGATGTGGGGCATAATCGGGCACACATCGAGATACTATATGAAGCAACTAATTCTCAAACACTGAGAAATATGACATTTCATCTACTACGCATtgcatgaccctcccctggactaaatttaaaaaaatacaaaaccctcctccccctgactgaaattgaaaacgcatgaccctcccccattttcctcctgGTAACAATTATGTACGTTTCAACCGCTCCCTAAACAATATCTATTGAGAGAGTTTTACACTGTACTGTATAAAGGTGTCAAACATACAGCCAATCCAGCCTGCTGGTGGTTTGAGTATTTTAgtcatacacagtaccagtcaaaagtttgggcacaaccactcattcaagggtttgtctttatttgtactattttctacattgtagaataatagtgaagacatcacaactatgaaataacacatatggatttatgtagtaacaaaaaaacaaaaaaagtgttaagcaaattcttcaaagtagccaccctttgccttgatgacagctttgcacactcttggcactctctcaaccagcttcacctggaatgcttttccaacagtcttgaaggagttcccacatatgcggagCACTTCTTGGCCGC
The DNA window shown above is from Salvelinus alpinus chromosome 31, SLU_Salpinus.1, whole genome shotgun sequence and carries:
- the LOC139561198 gene encoding claudin-15-like, giving the protein MDPILEVVCLLLGFIGWVMVGIAIPNRYWKVSTDDGNVIITSNIYENLWMSCATDSTGVHNCRDFPSLLALNGYIQASRALMIAAVIFGSIGLVATLVGVQCSKAAGEDMVLKGRIVAVGGVLFFLQGLCTMISVSWYAFNITQDFFNPLYPGIKYEIGEGLYIGWCSAVLALTGGSCLTCACKLGTSEKQPYPYQPRDRVYSGVALSRSQAATSYGQDAYV